One stretch of Rosistilla oblonga DNA includes these proteins:
- a CDS encoding acyltransferase domain-containing protein — MTDTNASSDRLKPYVIAAESQPQLVANLRALAGGESATSDSHAPERLLIVADGEEALRLLATRAADRLERRPGKPIHDVGGIYYYPEPLGLSGGIAWLFPGEGAQYLGMLQGLDSQWPEVESVLQQCDGFARQIGPPFHSLRYFIDGWQQDDRDRAEQLLRRLDNAMLSVLSAGWCLSEVAKMLGVPMQAAAGHSAGELAALMTAGSMELTTELPMFANVMNQMEVQSGGGDAELLAVAAAADKVQPVVFQALATAGMSDQAMVAMDNCPHQSIVVGRREATRRVRETIEKAGWIVEALSLQQPYHTPMFAPLMDPLRAAFDRVGFRSPDVPLYSCATGERFPDDSDQIRQLSLAHWHNPVRFQSLIQQMYADGVRLFLEVGPRGNISSFVADILRGQPHAAIPMDTPRLSTADQIVHAAAQLAAHHVPIELEALDPQFRQAQGNSFVQPSPRAEVAAAIAPGSDSVMSSHLETMQQLLAEQSDVMQQFLVAKNAGRTIGPRGGRRATAGNRSRRRLAAAAALPTDDILADESLWSGDEHAFEAAASGDGGLPRPELPLLGEVSEFEPGMHLVMHRLLDPAIEHYATHHTVGGREVSAIRPEQCGLPVMPMTFTLEMMMEAALQLAPELVVCSISRVQLSRWLAFYERDPITIRIEATLMPTDDDATTRVLVRVMDTGNREEPFGDKPKLAAVGTVTLAAAYPEAPLGQPLELTDAQQCETTLKTMYNNLFHGELFQGVRSLAKIGKQGIESTIEVLPRDELFRDDRPVEFLGDPVLLDVAMHPNAAWHLEQPDQTGRIMLPFVVKSVEFFGPRPAVGTRFECHGSLDEQSPRHFTHSVVSIDSEGRVWNRINGVRLWRFYLPFHEVNFHGPKNVYHLSEEFATQASAADDAIATARFAWLDDLSQPTLLRAAAEVLLSEQEYEDFIDAQIPHAEKVRWVFGRVVAKDAVRRLWHEQHGQRLYMSDIDTRHDGNGRPYALPRRAQHPSAGDVPAADAVMPNISVAHCNKISYAIASTARRVGVAVHPIAEVEEAQLAEALLPEEVSLLSACENRERCFAAILATKKAVAKATGLGLLGDWKNVRVTACDGEGQATAEIAGNLLAQLPAMAGHRWTAELSHDVDGKGDGKILAAVIDPTV, encoded by the coding sequence ATGACCGATACCAACGCAAGCTCCGACCGATTGAAACCGTATGTGATCGCGGCCGAATCGCAACCTCAATTGGTTGCGAACCTGAGAGCGTTGGCTGGTGGGGAATCGGCAACTTCAGATTCGCATGCTCCTGAGCGGTTGTTGATCGTGGCCGACGGCGAGGAAGCGCTGCGACTGCTGGCGACTCGCGCCGCCGATCGCTTGGAGCGACGCCCGGGCAAACCGATCCACGATGTCGGCGGGATCTATTATTATCCCGAACCGCTCGGTTTGTCCGGTGGGATCGCGTGGCTCTTTCCCGGCGAAGGGGCTCAATACCTGGGAATGCTGCAGGGACTCGATTCCCAGTGGCCCGAAGTCGAATCGGTGCTCCAACAGTGCGACGGTTTTGCCCGTCAGATTGGCCCGCCGTTCCACAGCCTGCGTTACTTTATCGATGGTTGGCAGCAGGACGATCGCGATCGAGCCGAACAGTTGTTGCGTCGGTTAGACAATGCGATGTTGAGCGTCTTGAGCGCGGGCTGGTGCTTGAGCGAAGTTGCCAAGATGTTGGGCGTGCCGATGCAAGCCGCCGCCGGTCACAGCGCCGGCGAATTGGCGGCACTGATGACCGCGGGGTCGATGGAGTTGACGACGGAACTGCCGATGTTTGCCAATGTGATGAACCAGATGGAGGTTCAGTCGGGCGGCGGCGACGCGGAACTGTTGGCCGTTGCCGCGGCCGCCGACAAGGTGCAACCTGTCGTCTTCCAAGCGTTGGCGACGGCGGGGATGAGCGACCAGGCGATGGTGGCGATGGACAATTGCCCGCATCAATCGATCGTGGTCGGCCGACGCGAAGCGACGCGGCGCGTTCGTGAGACGATCGAAAAAGCGGGCTGGATCGTCGAGGCGCTTTCGCTGCAGCAGCCCTACCACACGCCGATGTTCGCGCCGCTGATGGACCCGCTGCGTGCCGCCTTCGATCGCGTTGGATTCCGATCGCCCGATGTGCCGTTGTATTCGTGTGCCACCGGCGAACGTTTCCCCGACGACAGCGACCAGATCCGCCAGCTCTCGTTGGCTCATTGGCACAACCCGGTCCGGTTCCAATCGCTGATTCAACAGATGTACGCCGACGGTGTGCGGCTGTTCCTGGAAGTTGGCCCGCGGGGGAATATCAGTTCCTTTGTCGCTGATATCTTGCGAGGCCAGCCGCATGCGGCGATCCCGATGGACACGCCCCGTTTGTCGACCGCCGATCAGATCGTCCACGCCGCGGCTCAGTTGGCTGCGCATCACGTTCCGATCGAATTGGAGGCGTTGGATCCGCAGTTCCGACAGGCTCAAGGGAATTCCTTTGTTCAGCCGTCGCCGCGCGCAGAGGTTGCCGCAGCGATCGCTCCTGGCAGCGACTCGGTGATGTCGTCTCATCTGGAAACGATGCAGCAGTTGCTGGCGGAACAGAGCGATGTGATGCAGCAGTTTCTCGTCGCCAAGAACGCGGGGCGGACGATCGGTCCTCGCGGCGGACGACGTGCGACGGCCGGAAATCGATCGCGACGTCGCCTGGCCGCCGCGGCGGCGCTTCCCACCGACGACATTCTGGCGGATGAAAGTCTGTGGTCGGGCGATGAGCATGCGTTTGAGGCAGCGGCGAGCGGCGACGGAGGATTGCCCCGTCCCGAATTGCCGCTGTTGGGCGAAGTCAGCGAGTTTGAACCTGGAATGCATCTGGTCATGCATCGGCTGCTCGATCCCGCGATCGAACATTACGCGACGCATCACACCGTCGGCGGCCGCGAGGTGAGCGCGATCCGGCCCGAGCAATGTGGGCTGCCGGTGATGCCGATGACGTTCACGCTGGAGATGATGATGGAGGCGGCGCTGCAGCTGGCTCCCGAACTGGTCGTCTGTTCGATCAGCCGAGTCCAGTTGTCGCGATGGTTGGCGTTTTACGAGCGCGATCCGATCACGATCCGGATCGAAGCGACCTTGATGCCGACGGACGATGACGCGACGACGCGCGTGCTGGTCCGTGTGATGGACACCGGGAATCGGGAAGAGCCGTTTGGCGACAAACCGAAGCTGGCGGCTGTTGGCACCGTGACCCTGGCCGCTGCGTATCCGGAAGCTCCGCTCGGCCAGCCGTTGGAACTGACCGACGCTCAGCAGTGTGAGACGACGCTGAAGACGATGTATAACAATTTGTTTCACGGCGAATTGTTTCAGGGCGTCCGCAGCCTGGCGAAGATCGGCAAACAAGGAATCGAATCGACGATCGAAGTCCTGCCGCGGGATGAGCTGTTCCGCGACGATCGGCCGGTCGAATTCCTTGGCGATCCGGTCCTGTTGGATGTCGCGATGCATCCCAATGCGGCCTGGCATCTGGAACAGCCCGATCAGACTGGGCGGATCATGTTGCCGTTTGTGGTGAAGAGTGTCGAGTTCTTCGGGCCTCGCCCCGCAGTGGGAACGCGGTTTGAATGCCACGGGAGTTTGGACGAGCAATCGCCGCGGCACTTCACTCATTCGGTCGTTTCGATCGACAGCGAGGGACGCGTTTGGAATCGCATCAACGGCGTTCGACTGTGGCGTTTCTATCTGCCGTTTCACGAAGTCAATTTCCACGGCCCCAAAAACGTCTACCATTTGTCGGAAGAGTTTGCGACGCAGGCTTCGGCGGCGGACGATGCGATCGCCACGGCGCGGTTCGCTTGGTTGGACGACCTGTCGCAACCGACGCTGTTGCGAGCGGCAGCCGAAGTGTTGTTGAGCGAACAGGAATACGAAGACTTCATCGACGCGCAAATCCCTCACGCCGAAAAGGTTCGCTGGGTCTTTGGCCGCGTCGTCGCCAAAGATGCAGTCCGACGGTTGTGGCATGAACAGCACGGTCAGCGGCTGTACATGTCCGATATCGACACGCGGCACGATGGCAACGGCCGACCCTATGCGTTGCCACGGCGAGCTCAACATCCAAGCGCAGGTGATGTACCAGCGGCCGACGCGGTGATGCCGAACATCTCGGTAGCTCATTGCAACAAAATCAGCTACGCGATTGCGTCGACAGCCCGCCGCGTTGGCGTTGCGGTTCATCCGATCGCCGAGGTCGAAGAGGCTCAGCTTGCAGAGGCGTTGCTGCCCGAAGAGGTCTCGCTGTTGTCGGCGTGCGAAAACCGTGAGCGCTGTTTCGCGGCGATCCTGGCGACGAAGAAGGCAGTCGCCAAGGCGACCGGACTGGGGCTGTTGGGTGACTGGAAAAACGTCCGCGTCACCGCCTGCGACGGCGAGGGACAAGCGACAGCCGAAATCGCCGGCAACTTGCTGGCCCAGTTGCCAGCGATGGCCGGCCATCGCTGGACCGCGGAACTGAGTCACGACGTGGATGGCAAAGGGGACGGCAAGATCCTCGCCGCCGTCATCGACCCAACGGTTTGA
- a CDS encoding SMP-30/gluconolactonase/LRE family protein has translation MTFALRSLALAAILFGLAAQPSSAQDSLGRIERLDPALDKLLAKDAKIEVLASGFTWSEGPLWVPEEDGYVLLSDIPRNSIFRWDAKRGVSLFMSPSGYTGNTYYGLEPGANGLALDAKGQVMMCEHGDRRVSVLTRDGGKRTLVDNYQGKRLNSPNDLVLHSSGAIYFTDPPYGMPKRYDDPRRELDFCGVYRLATDGTLTLISKELARPNGIGLSPDEKTLYVAQSDPKQAIWARFALNDDGTAGAMSILYDATDQVGKLPGLPDGLAIDPQGNLWASGPGGIYVFEPSGKLIGRLLTGQRTSNCTLGGPDGKDLFITADSYLCRVRLR, from the coding sequence ATGACCTTCGCTCTCCGCTCCCTTGCGCTGGCTGCGATTTTGTTTGGACTGGCCGCTCAACCTAGTTCGGCTCAGGATTCGCTTGGCCGCATCGAACGCTTGGATCCTGCGCTAGACAAGCTGTTGGCGAAAGATGCAAAGATCGAAGTCCTGGCTTCGGGCTTCACATGGTCCGAGGGGCCGCTGTGGGTTCCCGAGGAGGATGGCTATGTGTTGCTGAGCGATATCCCACGGAATTCGATCTTCCGTTGGGATGCGAAGCGCGGCGTGTCGTTGTTCATGAGTCCCAGTGGCTACACCGGCAACACTTATTACGGCTTGGAACCGGGAGCCAACGGCTTGGCTTTGGATGCCAAGGGGCAAGTCATGATGTGTGAACATGGCGATCGTCGCGTCAGCGTCTTGACGCGCGATGGCGGCAAGCGAACGCTTGTCGACAACTATCAAGGCAAGCGACTGAACAGCCCCAACGACTTGGTGCTTCATTCTTCCGGAGCGATCTACTTCACCGATCCGCCCTACGGAATGCCGAAGCGATACGACGACCCGCGGCGCGAACTCGACTTCTGTGGCGTCTACCGTTTGGCGACCGATGGTACGCTGACCCTGATCTCCAAGGAACTCGCTCGACCTAACGGAATTGGTCTCTCGCCCGACGAAAAAACGTTGTACGTGGCTCAGTCGGACCCCAAACAGGCAATCTGGGCTCGCTTTGCTTTGAATGACGATGGTACCGCTGGGGCAATGTCGATCCTTTATGATGCAACCGATCAGGTAGGCAAGTTGCCTGGTTTGCCCGATGGATTGGCCATCGATCCGCAAGGCAACCTGTGGGCCTCGGGCCCCGGCGGGATCTACGTTTTTGAACCCTCGGGAAAACTGATCGGCCGTTTGCTGACGGGCCAACGAACCAGCAACTGCACCCTCGGCGGCCCCGACGGCAAGGACCTATTTATCACCGCCGATTCGTACCTCTGTCGCGTTCGACTGCGATAG